The Solea senegalensis isolate Sse05_10M linkage group LG12, IFAPA_SoseM_1, whole genome shotgun sequence DNA segment TTGCAGACTGTGCTAGTGCTGGATGTCCAAGCTGCTCTCTCTAAGATTTAAATACAAGTTGACCGTGGTTGacgatgtttattttttggatatATCTGGAAAAGATGCAGAAGCTCAACTTCCCCCGCCTCGCGTCAAAAGTCCCCTGAAGAAACAAAGTCAAGACAGTGATTCGAGGAAAATTCCCAGGACTTCTTTTTATTAAGAGAATTTCAGAACATAAGAGAGGGACCAGACACCTGCATTTTGTCAGAGAAGGTTTCCAAAttcaattgttttaaaaaaaccagAGTGTTTAGAAAAGCTGACATGACAGCACGGATGGAGCGGGAGCTGTTTTACACGCAGGGTCGTCTAGGAGACGGGTCGGAGGCAATCACTGTTCCCGGAATGTTTCACATGTTCGTCTTCCTCTTTCTTATGGACAACACTCTTCAacacgcttttttttttttttaaaagcacaatgtcaatgaaaaaaaaacaagaccatGAGACAGAAGCAAAGGGAACTCACTGCACATTTAGAGGTCTAAAAGAATCACCCACAATAACATGGCTAAACCGTTAATAAAACATGGATAAAGGCTGTACTGTAGGGGGGAGGGAGGTCTAATCTGTGgcggaagaagaggagaggagcggGGCAGAATATCAGGGGACGGCGAAAAAACACAGGAATACACAGCTCACAACATAGCCAATCCGGCAGGGACACACTTTCTACACCAAACAAGCCTTCAACAATCATGAAATGccatttaaaaaagattttagTGTGTTCATCTTGCTTGCAGACACTTGATATGACCACTGCAAATCTGCAAGGCGCTCCATATTCAGCTTCGCTTTTTGTGCTAAAAATCTGTACGGATACTTATAAAATCATTGATAAAAATATTCCTCTGTTAACAATACGCCTTGGAGGGAAACCATGTGAGAGacttggggggtggggggtggctGGTTGGCTGAAGGGGAGTTTTGGGGAGGTTTTCGGGGTGGGAGGGGAGGGATTGTAGAGGAGGAAGCTTGGGCAGTGGTGCTACTCGGACTTGGCCTCCTCCTTGGCCTCCTCGGGGGCTGCCTCCACCTGTGGGACAGCGACAACAAGCATTTAAAACTTTTTCATAGTGAGCACATACAAGTCTGTAATTAACGTGTTTATGTTTACGTCTATGAAGAATGTGAATATGCACACGTCTATCGCTGCCGACTTTGTCGTCCACTCACCTCGTTGGTCTTGGCCTCTCCGTTCTCAGAGTGGTTTTCCTCGTTTGCCTCTGCCTCGGCATTCTCCTTTGCCTTCTTGGTCTTCTTGTCCTCCTTCTTGTCGTTCACAGCCTTTTCTTTCTGCAGTGACAACAGGACAGGCAGTTAACAGGCTGAGTATATGCTCACACAGTCACTTTTACACTCTTCAATGACACTTGTGGCAGAATTCGGAGGGTAAGCTGGGGTCTCCTACCTTCGCTGCCTTCTTGACCTTTGGTTCCGGCTTAGGTGGGGCCGGTTTCTGctaaaagaaatggaaaagaaaaggaaaagaaatgaagaaggaGCAACACTTGAGTCGTTTACTGctaatttggtgtgtgtgtgttgtattattCTGAAGACTGTGGAGGACTTTGGCTCTCGTAAGACACCATTTATGTATAAAACAAGTCTAAGTATTTTATAATTAAGACATTGTTAAAGGctttataaaatgaattaaaatgccCTTCAAATCACTTAATTAAGGAATTAAGACTATGGTTAGGCACTAAATGAATTTTGAGAACCAATGTAACACAAGCGATTAGTACTGAATTAAACAACACAAGTGGATATgagttgacatgttttcagaagctggttctgccttttttttactgttattgtctaaatatctaattgcgattattatGACAGGAAGTGTGTTTGCGTTAGCATTCGCGATATCAGAGAGAATGCTCATTTATACTTTActattctcatttttattcgAAAAACATAATTGAAacgattactgtgtgatatttgtgcagatctgtgagaaacaaagatgttcttgTCAGTCCGTGGAATTAGACACAAATTCATctaatattatgttttgtcacACAATTTGGCTTCAACAAATATTGCGGCTCGTGCGTTTTGAAAATTGCCGTATGGCTGTATTGTGATTCCGATAAAGTTTAAATTAATTGTCCAGCCCTACTGTTATTAATTTTTATTCATCAGTTTTGTAtctgtaatttattttaatttattgtcgTGGTAGATGTGGTGTATTACTCTTAATCTAAATGACTatctaataacaacaacatgaatTACTACACAAACACTTATTCTTAAAGTTCGGTAGAGTAACaatcacatgttttgttgttttgcgtCTCCGCAAGTCAAACTGACCCctatttaagaaaagaaaaggtatttctgttgttgtttttgtgttttacaagGCAGCGTTTGCTGTGATCTAATCAGCTACACGAGTGTGAAGATTAcactgtgttttacatgttaatTAACTGCATCTGCTGATGTCAAAGAGGTTAGTGACACTGCATGTCCCCTTACCGCTGATAACCGAGCTGATCTCCTCTGGGGCTGAAACAGAACAAAGACTTTCGTCaaaagggcttttattttgactgagatgaagaaaatacacattgaAGACCCACACACtggttttctgtcacatttatgGTGTGTTTCTCACTGTGTCACACTCTTACCTCCTCCTTATCTCCTGCTTCTGCTCCCTgtgcagaaaaaacaaaatggacaaGTTAGGACagaaataaagtcatttataaTGTTGTGAAGAGTTTATCTGGTGTTTATCGTGACACGAGCAGCAGATAAATGCTTCGGGGGCATATTACGGACAATTACACAGCTAGTGAAAAAACTTCTCagtttgacatgaaaataaaattttattCCACAAACAGCTGGATTTGATGGACTGGAGGCTGTGGATGTTTAGGCAAAGCCTGGTTTCAGGATTGGACTGTGAGAGCTGAGCCATGCGGGCACCTGGAGCCATGTTTGGAGGGCCCAGACCCTGCTTTCCCCTTTCACTCCcccatctctttctctcattcAATGCATGAGGCTCAGATTTGAAAGCTGGCGCGGGAGTCTTTGAGAAGGGGGAGGGACCTGTTGGGGCTGCCGCGCGCCACCCGGCGGCAGCTCCCCATAATTGCAGCCATTTGGGACCAcgaacaaagagagaaaatatataattttacCAAAACGCGAcggcaaatgtttgtttttgaggtCAAAATGCAAAGTAAAGACACCAGGGTATTTTCTGGCTCCACTTTTGGCCGGTTTGGTGGCGACGCGGCGATAAGCGACGCGTTTGTTCTCGGCAGGGTCGGCGACGAAGGCGGACAAGAGCTGCAAAGCATGGCTGCTGCTGGTTGTGCTTTAACTGCATGGAGACCGAGAGGGAGACTTCTGACTCCCTAAAGGACAGCGGCTCGCACACAGAAAAACGCGATTTAAAGGCCGCGTCGGAGCAGGAAAATATTGCTTCCAACACAGAAAAAATTCATATTATATCtagaaaataagcaaaaattACCAGCGTCAAATAACGGGTACAGATTGCGTTATAATTAAGTAATGTCTCAGAGGGATGTCTTCACAATCGTTTGCATGGCATTGAGAGCCGTTGCCCGCCTTAAAGAAAATTGCAACGTGCAGAATACGTACCTTTCTCTTGGGCATGTTGATCTCCTGGAGGTTTTTCTTACAAATACAACTAGAAAGTGTTTTTCTGAGTGGGTTCAGTGCATGTGAAGACGAGTGTCTCCCTTATGCTCGGCAGTGTAGTAAACACACTGGAACAGAGAGGCGAGTGGTTGAATGGGGGGAGGGGTGCGGCTAAAGCTGTGATTGATGGGCGGCTCCGCCAATCGGGTGACGCCATTCAGGGCTGCAGAACACTTGGAATTTTGGAGCCGGTGAtattctctgctctctgtgcaAGAATGGCTCCTTCTTCACGAGCAGAGACAAGACGAGGACGCACTGTCTTCGCATGTACTCATTGACAGTGTGACTGGGATGAGAGGGAGTGGGGGAAACCCGTGCGAGCCGTTACGCACAGGCCCCGGCCGGCAGCGGGCTCACATGCCCCGGTTTAAAGCCACACTTCACCCCGTGCAGGTTCCTCTCCAAGGCCGGGGCTCACATCTGCAGCAGCCCCAGCAAGCACACATCTCTCCATGAACTCACTCCGTGTTTGAGAGTCCAATATGGCGCCCACTCCCCGTCTCcgacacacattttttttttgtttgtcagtcGTCTTTCCTAAATGCGTTACAGGGGGAAAGCAGGGTTTTTGCGTCGCCTGCTCCAGACGCCTGCAGGGGGCCCACGGAGCCCGTGTAATGGACGCGgctgctggagagagagacggcGCTTTCCGCAGGCTGTGCTGTTACACAAAAGCGGCCAGAGAAGTGTGCACAAATCATGGCTGATCCTTGTGTTTTTAACACCATGTTCACCGTGATACCAGCACACGCGCAGGGTCACTGGACCTGCAGCAGTGTGCACGAGCGCAACATACTGTAACCCAGGTCTGTTTGGATCACAGACAAAGGAGTTCGATGCAAAAATGCAGACCTTCACTATTGTTGCCATCATGCTTCtctcattctgtgtgtgtgtgtgtgtgtgcgtgcgactgtgtgtgctctctctctctccacacacacacacacactgagggagGGAGACTCGAAGGGGCGGGGAGGCAGAAGAGGAATGCCAAGCTCCATCCAGCCAGAGCAGAGAAGCGGATCTTTTACGCACACAGTCTGCGCTGCcttcagcagacacacacagcgttACAAGCCGGGGAAGTttgtcactgttgctgctgttgctgctgctgctgctgctgctgctctttattTGTCTCAATCCGTCTGCGAATCGTCTGCAAGCAGGAGCAGCTGCTCGTGTGATCAGCGTCAAGAGATTTAACATGGTGATCAAAGTGTACATAGCATCGTCCTCCGGATCCACGTCGGTAAGTGACCAGAGAATGATGAGAAACGAcgttgttgtctttgtgtgatATACTGTGTGGTTTCAGCAGCATGCAGGAAGCTGAACTTTTGTTGGGCTCAGTAGCTGATGTCCAGTCTGCTGTCATCCTCTCAGTCTGGAGTGGACTGACTCATCAGTGAGCATGCAGCTTTGCTGCCCTCCTCAACTCTTTGGACACAGATGGAGGCTCTCAAAAGTATTTGGCTTGccactcctttttttcccctcctatTTAGAAACTTTGTCACAGAGGCAGACTCAGGGAGGAAGTTAGAGGACACTCTGCTGCTTCCTGGAGTGAcagttaagtgtgtttgttggACACTCGGTCTGAAAACAGGAAAGACATGTGGTAGAAATCAATACATGTACTTAAAATTCCCCACCCTGTCACCTGACACC contains these protein-coding regions:
- the hmgn7 gene encoding high mobility group nucleosomal binding domain 7 isoform X1, with the translated sequence MPKRKGAEAGDKEEPQRRSARLSAQKPAPPKPEPKVKKAAKKEKAVNDKKEDKKTKKAKENAEAEANEENHSENGEAKTNEVEAAPEEAKEEAKSE
- the hmgn7 gene encoding high mobility group nucleosomal binding domain 7 isoform X2, which gives rise to MPKRKGAEAGDKEEPQRRSARLSAKPAPPKPEPKVKKAAKKEKAVNDKKEDKKTKKAKENAEAEANEENHSENGEAKTNEVEAAPEEAKEEAKSE